In Buchnera aphidicola (Aphis aurantii), one DNA window encodes the following:
- the rpsN gene encoding 30S ribosomal protein S14, producing the protein MAKQSIKAREVKRIKLANKFYTQRMTLKNIINNIQLSEEERWNAVLKLQVFPRDSSPSRQRNRCRQTGRPHAFLRKFGLSRIKVREAAMKGEIPGLKKASW; encoded by the coding sequence ATGGCTAAACAATCAATAAAAGCGCGTGAAGTGAAACGTATAAAATTAGCTAATAAATTTTATACTCAACGTATGACACTTAAAAATATTATTAATAATATTCAACTTTCAGAAGAAGAACGTTGGAATGCTGTTCTTAAATTACAAGTTTTTCCGCGAGATTCAAGTCCATCTCGACAAAGAAATAGATGTCGTCAAACAGGTCGTCCGCATGCTTTTTTACGAAAATTTGGTCTGAGTCGTATTAAAGTTAGAGAGGCGGCTATGAAAGGTGAAATTCCTGGTTTAAAAAAAGCCAGTTGGTAA
- the rplN gene encoding 50S ribosomal protein L14, with the protein MIQEQTILNVADNSGARAAMCIKVLGGSRRRYARIGDIIKITVKEAIPRGKVKKGEVLKAVVVRTKKGVRRSDGSSIRFDSNACVILNNNEQPIGTRIFGPVTRELRNEKFMKIISLAPEVL; encoded by the coding sequence AGAGCAAACTATTTTAAATGTAGCTGATAATTCCGGGGCTCGTGCAGCAATGTGCATTAAAGTATTAGGCGGTTCGCGTCGTCGTTATGCTAGGATTGGTGATATAATCAAAATTACTGTAAAGGAAGCAATACCTAGAGGAAAAGTAAAAAAAGGAGAAGTATTGAAAGCGGTAGTTGTTAGAACAAAAAAAGGAGTAAGAAGATCTGATGGATCCAGTATTCGTTTTGATAGTAATGCTTGTGTTATTTTAAACAATAATGAACAACCTATAGGAACGAGAATTTTTGGTCCTGTAACTCGTGAATTAAGAAACGAAAAATTTATGAAAATTATTTCATTAGCTCCTGAAGTTTTATAA
- the rplX gene encoding 50S ribosomal protein L24, with the protein MALKLRQNDEVVILTGKEKGKKGFIKSILSSNKVIIQGLNLVKKHQKPVPSQNKNGGILEKEAPIHISNVAILNPESQKSDRVGFRFEEGKKVRFFKSNGKTIKK; encoded by the coding sequence ATGGCATTAAAATTACGTCAAAATGATGAAGTAGTTATCTTAACGGGCAAAGAAAAAGGGAAAAAAGGTTTTATTAAAAGTATTTTATCTTCTAATAAAGTAATTATTCAAGGTTTAAATTTAGTTAAAAAACATCAGAAGCCCGTGCCTTCTCAAAATAAAAATGGTGGTATTCTTGAAAAAGAAGCGCCTATTCATATTTCCAATGTTGCTATTTTAAATCCAGAATCTCAAAAGTCAGATCGTGTTGGTTTTAGATTCGAAGAAGGAAAGAAAGTACGTTTTTTCAAGTCTAATGGTAAAACGATTAAAAAATAA
- the rplF gene encoding 50S ribosomal protein L6, producing MSRIAKRPISIPKDIKVELDSQLISIQGKYGHLQRIIHHSVEVKCSKDTIIFSARLGFSDGWAQAGTSRALVFSMIKGVSEQFSKKLQFSGVGYRVSITKNNMINMSLGYSHPILYPLPSNIEVEHLSPTEIVIKGVDKQLVGQVAANLRSYRKPEPYKGKGIRYSDENVRVKEAKKK from the coding sequence ATGTCTCGTATTGCTAAACGTCCAATTTCTATCCCTAAAGATATTAAAGTTGAATTGGATTCTCAATTAATATCTATTCAAGGAAAATATGGTCATCTTCAACGTATTATTCATCATTCTGTTGAAGTGAAATGTTCAAAAGATACAATTATTTTTTCAGCGCGTTTAGGTTTTTCTGATGGTTGGGCGCAAGCTGGTACATCAAGAGCTCTTGTTTTTTCAATGATTAAAGGAGTTTCAGAACAGTTTAGTAAAAAATTGCAGTTTTCTGGGGTAGGTTATCGTGTTTCAATAACGAAAAATAATATGATTAATATGTCTTTAGGGTATTCTCATCCTATTTTATATCCTCTACCTTCCAATATTGAAGTAGAACATTTGTCGCCTACAGAGATTGTTATTAAAGGAGTAGATAAACAGTTAGTTGGTCAGGTGGCAGCTAATTTAAGATCTTATCGAAAACCTGAACCTTATAAAGGAAAAGGTATTCGATATTCAGATGAGAATGTGCGTGTAAAAGAGGCTAAAAAAAAGTAA
- the rpsE gene encoding 30S ribosomal protein S5 has product MANIDKKNNNELQEKLITVNRVSKTVKGGRIFSFTALTVVGNGNGRVGFGYGKAREVPAAIQKAMEKARRNMITIPLVDKTLQHPLAGSYTGSNVFMKPASDGTGIIAGGAMRAVLEVAGVHNVLAKTYGSTNPINVVRATMNGLINMRSPEMIAAKRNKSIEYILRG; this is encoded by the coding sequence ATGGCTAACATTGATAAAAAAAATAATAATGAGTTACAGGAAAAATTAATTACTGTTAATCGTGTTTCAAAAACAGTGAAAGGTGGTCGTATTTTTTCATTTACAGCTTTAACAGTAGTAGGTAATGGAAATGGACGCGTTGGTTTTGGATATGGCAAAGCCCGTGAAGTTCCAGCGGCCATTCAAAAAGCTATGGAAAAAGCAAGACGAAATATGATTACTATACCGTTAGTTGATAAAACCTTACAACATCCTTTAGCAGGATCGTATACTGGATCTAACGTATTTATGAAACCAGCTTCAGACGGTACTGGAATTATTGCTGGCGGTGCTATGCGTGCAGTTTTAGAAGTTGCTGGTGTACATAATGTACTAGCGAAAACATATGGATCAACAAACCCTATAAATGTAGTTCGCGCAACTATGAATGGTTTAATTAATATGAGATCCCCAGAAATGATAGCAGCTAAAAGAAATAAATCTATTGAATATATATTAAGAGGATAA
- the rplR gene encoding 50S ribosomal protein L18, with the protein MIISKNSKMNSRMRRLKKSRCQMKALGVTRLVVHRTSRHIYAQIISSESKVLVCASTLENQIKSRLTYTGNKKASEIIGEIIAKRALLKKISNVSFDRSGFKYHGRIKVLADSARNFGLKF; encoded by the coding sequence ATGATTATTTCTAAAAATTCTAAAATGAATTCTCGAATGCGTCGATTAAAGAAATCACGTTGCCAGATGAAAGCGTTAGGAGTTACTCGTTTAGTTGTACATCGAACTTCTCGTCATATATATGCTCAAATAATTTCTTCTGAATCAAAAGTTTTAGTTTGCGCATCAACTCTAGAAAATCAAATTAAATCTCGTTTAACATATACTGGTAATAAAAAAGCTTCAGAAATAATTGGTGAAATTATTGCTAAGAGAGCTTTGTTAAAAAAAATTTCTAACGTTTCATTTGATCGTTCTGGTTTTAAATATCATGGTCGTATAAAAGTATTAGCAGATTCTGCTCGAAATTTTGGATTGAAGTTTTAA
- the rplO gene encoding 50S ribosomal protein L15, translated as MYLNNLSPSSGSKKNKKRLGRGIGSGFGKTAGRGHKGQKSRSGGSINRGFEGGQMPLYRRLPKFGFKSRKKNNTAEVRLFQISELSTNIISLQTLKEQNIVNKNIKYVKIILSGEIKVPLILRGLRVTQGVRTAIENYGGKIEG; from the coding sequence ATGTATTTAAATAATTTATCTCCATCATCTGGATCTAAAAAAAACAAAAAAAGATTAGGTCGTGGAATTGGTTCTGGGTTTGGAAAAACAGCTGGTCGAGGGCATAAAGGTCAAAAATCTAGATCGGGTGGCAGTATAAATCGTGGTTTTGAAGGCGGGCAAATGCCTTTATATAGAAGGTTGCCGAAATTTGGATTTAAATCTAGAAAAAAAAATAATACTGCTGAAGTAAGGTTATTTCAAATTTCAGAATTATCAACTAATATCATTAGTTTGCAAACTTTAAAAGAACAAAACATTGTTAATAAAAATATCAAATATGTAAAAATTATTCTTTCAGGAGAAATCAAAGTTCCTTTAATATTACGTGGTTTACGTGTTACTCAAGGTGTTCGTACAGCAATCGAAAACTATGGCGGTAAAATTGAAGGATGA
- the rpsH gene encoding 30S ribosomal protein S8 — translation MSMQDPVADMLTRIRNGQSANKYSVKIPASKLKYSIIKLLKKEGYINNYNLQGTNKLELEVILKYFKGKSVIEKIHRVSRPSLRIYKKKNDLPKVMAGLGIAVISTSQGIMTDHMARKLGLGGEIICYVA, via the coding sequence ATGAGCATGCAAGATCCGGTAGCTGATATGTTGACACGTATTAGAAATGGTCAGTCAGCTAATAAATATTCTGTTAAAATACCTGCTTCGAAATTAAAATATTCTATAATAAAATTATTAAAAAAAGAAGGTTATATTAATAATTATAATCTACAAGGTACAAATAAATTAGAACTAGAAGTAATTTTGAAATATTTTAAAGGAAAATCTGTAATAGAAAAAATTCATCGGGTAAGTCGTCCAAGTTTAAGAATATATAAAAAAAAGAATGATTTACCAAAAGTTATGGCTGGTTTAGGAATTGCAGTAATTTCTACTTCTCAAGGCATAATGACAGATCATATGGCTCGAAAACTTGGTCTTGGTGGCGAAATTATATGTTATGTAGCTTAA
- the rplE gene encoding 50S ribosomal protein L5, whose product MAKLHSYYITKVVKKLMIKLNYNSIMQVPRIDKIVLNMGVGSAAADKKVLDNAILDLTAISGQKPIITKARKSVAGFKIRKGYPIGCKVTLRGKRKWDFFERLITIAIPRIRDFRGLSISSFDGQGNYSLGIREQIIFPEIDYDKIDRVRGLDVTITTTAKSNHEGHLLLSAFNFPFRK is encoded by the coding sequence ATGGCAAAATTACATAGTTATTATATAACAAAAGTAGTTAAAAAACTTATGATAAAATTAAATTACAATTCTATTATGCAAGTGCCACGAATTGATAAAATTGTTTTAAATATGGGAGTTGGATCTGCAGCTGCTGATAAAAAAGTTTTAGATAATGCTATTTTAGATTTAACTGCAATATCCGGTCAGAAACCAATAATTACTAAAGCAAGAAAATCTGTAGCTGGTTTTAAAATTAGAAAAGGTTATCCTATCGGTTGTAAAGTAACATTGCGTGGTAAAAGAAAATGGGATTTTTTTGAGCGTCTTATTACTATAGCAATTCCTCGTATTAGAGATTTTAGAGGTTTGTCAATTAGTTCTTTTGATGGTCAAGGAAATTATAGTTTAGGGATACGAGAACAAATTATTTTTCCTGAAATTGATTATGATAAAATTGATCGTGTTCGTGGATTAGATGTAACTATTACTACCACTGCAAAATCAAATCATGAAGGTCATTTGTTATTATCTGCATTTAATTTTCCTTTCCGTAAATAA
- the rpmD gene encoding 50S ribosomal protein L30, which produces MKTIKITQVKSSIGRIPKHKKTLSGLGLRYIGHTVILNDTPSIRGMIKKVSYILKIQEK; this is translated from the coding sequence ATGAAAACTATTAAAATTACTCAAGTAAAAAGTTCAATAGGAAGAATTCCTAAACACAAAAAAACACTATCTGGTTTAGGGTTACGTTATATTGGTCATACTGTCATTCTGAACGACACTCCTTCAATTCGAGGAATGATTAAAAAAGTATCATATATTTTAAAAATACAAGAGAAATAA